From a single Miscanthus floridulus cultivar M001 chromosome 8, ASM1932011v1, whole genome shotgun sequence genomic region:
- the LOC136471542 gene encoding basic leucine zipper 19-like, whose amino-acid sequence MAQLPPRAPSALPQDHWSAGAEFLGFAATRRGAHRRSASDSVAFLEAVPMDDVIGGGGSAGDDFDRLDDEQLMSMFSDVDAPAVSDGGAGERAGDAAQLMDVGDADDGMAASSPAAARAAADGVADPKRVKRILANRQSAQRSRVRKLQYISELERSVTGLQMEVSALSPRVAFLDHQRSLLTVGNSHLKQRIAALAQDKIFKDAHQEALKKEIERLRQVYQQQQIKVATTGGADIATAASMQARQELLAYEGAAIR is encoded by the exons ATGGCGCAGCTGCCGCCGAGGGCGCCGAGCGCCTTGCCGCAGGACCACTGGTCGGCGGGGGCGGAGTTCCTGGGGTTCGCCGCGACGAGGCGGGGCGCGCACCGCCGCTCCGCGAGCGACTCGGTCGCGTTCCTCGAGGCCGTGCCCATGGACGacgtcatcggcggcggcgggagcgccGGCGACGACTTCGACCGCCTAGACGATGAGCAGCTCATGTCCATGTTCTCCGACGTCGACGCGCCGGCCGTCTCCGACGGCGGCGCCGGGGAGAGGGCCGGGGACGCGGCGCAGCTCATGGACGTCGGGGACGCGGACGACGGAATGGCGGCATCGTCGCCGGCCGCCGCGCGGGCGGCTGCGGACGGCGTCGCTGACCCCAAAAGGGTCAAGAG GATATTGGCAAACAGGCAGTCAGCTCAGAGGTCACGAGTTAGGAAGCTGCAGTACATCTCGGAGCTTGAACGGAGTGTCACCGGTCTCCAG ATGGAGGTGTCAGCACTGTCCCCTCGCGTGGCCTTCCTGGATCACCAGCGGTCACTGCTCACCGTTGGCAACAGCCATCTCAAGCAAAGAATCGCGGCGCTCGCCCAAGACAAGATCTTCAAAGACG CTCATCAAGAGGCACTGaagaaggagatcgaacggctaCGCCAAGTGTACCAGCAGCAGCAGATCAAGGTGGCCACCACCGGCGGCGCCGACATCGCCACGGCCGCCTCCATGCAGGCCAGGCAAGAGCTGCTCGCGTATGAGGGCGCCGCCATTCGATAG
- the LOC136468832 gene encoding glycine-rich cell wall structural protein 1.0-like, with protein MAAGGGARRGQRWTSGRRGEAEAGGGDKGYDDGGGRGGSALQPTNGQQREGTAARCGLRAREQRQRRGLGRRSSSGSDGPGAARLGRDGRRRERRDQSPRAPASSGSDGPSATAGSAQAAGGRVARRARHARAGARKGKGRRGKGRRGVGGPPRARCCGDAGDGFARRRGGGARATSGAGGRGRGGGGARGLARASRGGRRPAGRVDL; from the coding sequence ATGGCCGCGggaggcggggcgaggcgaggacAGCGGTGGACGTCGggaaggcggggcgaggccgaggccggcggtggagacaaaggctacgacgacggtggagggcgtggcggctcggcgctgcagccaaccaacggccaacagcgcgagggcacggcggcgcggtgcgggctcAGGGCGAGGGAGCAGAGGCAgcggcgcgggctcggccgccggagcagcagcggcTCGGACGGGCCCGGCGCGGCGCGGCTCGGGCGAGACGGGAGGCGGAGGGAGCGGCGGGACCAGTCACCGAGAGCGCCAGCAAGCAGCGGCTCGGACGGGCCTAGCGCGACGGCGGGCTCTGCGCAGGCGGCGGGAGGGCGAgtggcgcggcgggcgcggcacGCGCGGGCGGGCGCGCGGAAGGGCAAGGGCAGGCGGGGCAAGGGCAGGCGCGGGGTGGGGGGGCCGCCGCGGGCGCGCTGCTGTGGGGACGCGGGCGACGGGTTTGCGCGGCGTCGAGGCGGGGGGGCGCGGGCGACGTCGGGCgcgggcgggcgtgggcgcggcggcggcggcgctcggggGCTGGCTAGGGCAagtagaggaggaagaaggccggCCGGCCGGGTAGATCTTTAG
- the LOC136476144 gene encoding putative callose synthase 8 isoform X2 has protein sequence MSYELYGVLSGAVSLITGEKVRPAYGGDDESFLNNVVKPIYNVIFQEAQKNKNGASDHSTWRNYDDLNEFFWSADCFKLGWPMRLNNDFFFTSSATKDSQVLCGSRLSSVPHGLENCASCVPLVSLHTSQHNEQLNPRLPHESSSTENYLNAEAAEQRQQQATSFSSQQRWLGKTNFVEVRSFCHLFRSFDRMWTLLVLGLQVLIIMAWHGLGSPTQLLDPVIFEDILSIFITNAVLRVIQVILDIAFSRRTKGTLRVDQILRFTIKLSLAVAWAIILPIFYANSQNYKACSTKRSKAFLGMFCLSKYMVVVALYLASNVVGMALFFVPAVTNYIETSTWKICNVLSWWCQPQLYVGRGMQEGLVSILKYTTFWMILLSCKFLFSYYFEIKPLVGPTKEIMKINVNKYEWHEFFPQVKSNAGAILAVWAPIILVYFMDTQIWYSVFCTIFGGMCGIIHHLGEIRTMGMVRSRFCSLPEAFNMSLVPPAMPIERKRMPFSFLEKKIFKKLGKAERHDPTKFALVWNQIISSFRSEDLISNREMDLMTMPMSLVHSSGSIRWPLFLLTKKFSEAVDMAANFTGKSAQLFWKIKKDHYMFCSINDFYELTKNIFGFLIIGEIEKRVVAAIFDEINKSIQNSSLMTDFRMDQLPSLFRKFDRLAELLFINKQEHRYEVTILLQDIVDILIQDMIVDPQSILDVVNSSERLNSDDYGAFNYYEPELFASVSSITSIRYPYSDKQKEQVKRLYLLLSTKEKAAEIPSNLEARRRISFFATSLFMDIPAAPKVRSMLSFSVITPYFMEEVKFSDEELHSNQDEASILSYMQNIYPDQWKNFLERLGSKVTNDEIRYWASFRGQTLSRTVRGMMYYRKALKLQAFLDRTNDQDLFEAPMATEQGKNKRNIHQTLSAELEALADMKFSYVISCQKFGEQKIKGDPHAQDIIDLMMRYPALKVAYIEEKEVIVNNCPHKVYSSVLIKAENNLDQEIYRIKLPGPPIIGEGKPENQNHAIIFTRGEALQTIDMNQDNYLEEAYKMRNVLQEFVRRPRDQSPTILGLREHIFTGSVSSLAGFMSYQETSFVTIGQRFLAEPLRVRFHYGHPDIFDRIFHLTRGGISKASKTINLSEDVFAGYNSILRRGSIIYNEYIQVGKGRDVGLNQISKFEAKVANGNSEQTISRDIHRLGRRFDFFRMLSCYFTTVGFYFNSLISVVGVYVFLYGQLYLVLSGLQRALLLESQTQNIKSLETALASQSFLQLGLLTGLPMVMELGLEKGFRAALSDFILMQLQLASVFFTFSLGTKAHYYGRTILHGGAKYQPTGRKFVVFHASFTENYQLYSRSHFVKGFELIFLLIVYHIFRRSHVSNVVHVMITYSTWFMAVAWLFTPFLFNPAGFAWQKIVDDWADWNRWMKNQGGIGVQPEKSWESWWNGENAHLRHSVLSSRILEVLLSLRFFIYQYGLVYHLNISQDNKNFLVYLLSWVVIIAIIGFVKLVNCASRRLSTKHQLIFRLIKLLTFLSVVTSLILLYCLCQLSIMDLIICCLAFIPTGWGLLLIVQVLRPKIEYYAIWEPIQVIAHAYDYGMGSLLFFPIVVLAWMPVISAIQTRVLFNRAFSRQLQIQPFIVGKTKRG, from the exons ATGTCGTATGAGCTATATGGAGTGCTCTCTGGGGCTGTAAGCTTAATTACTGGGGAAAAAGTCCGACCTGCGTATGGAGGAGATGATGAATCCTTTCTTAACAATGTAGTGAAGCCAATATACAATGTCATATTTCAG GAAGCACAAAAGAACAAGAACGGAGCATCTGATCACTCAACATGGAGAAACTATGATGACCTCAATGAATTCTTCTG GTCTGCTGATTGCTTTAAGCTTGGTTGGCCCATGCGCCTTAACAATGATTTCTTTTTCACATCAAGTGCAACTAAGGACTCTCAG GTTCTTTGTGGATCAAGGTTATCAAGTGTGCCACATGGCCTTGAAAACTGTGCTAGCTGTGTTCCGCTAGTGTCACTACACACATCTCAGCACAATGAGCAGCTAAATCCCCGACTGCCTCACGAGTCATCATCAACAGAAAACTATCTTAATGCAGAAGCAGCTGAACAAAGACAACAG CAAGCTACAAGTTTCAGTTCTCAACAGAGATGGTTGGGAAAGACGAATTTTGTTGAGGTCCGTTCTTTTTGTCATCTCTTCAGAAGCTTTGATAGGATGTGGACACTCCTTGTGCTTGGGCTTCAG GTTCTGATAATAATGGCATGGCATGGATTGGGAAGCCCTACTCAGTTACTTGATCCAGTAATTTTTGAGGATATTCTGAGTATTTTCATCACCAATGCAGTACTTCGAGTTATTCAAG TCATCCTTGACATTGCTTTCTCACGGAGAACCAAGGGAACATTGAGAGTTGATCAGATACTAAGATTTACTATAAAACTTTCTCTTGCGGTGGCATGGGCGATTATTCTTCCTATATTTTATGCCAATTCTCAAAATTATAAGGCTTGTTCAACTAAACGGTCTAAAGCCTTTTTGGGGATGTTCTGCTTGTCAAAATATATGGTGGTTGTCGCATTGTACCTTGCAAGCAATGTGGTTGGGATGGCATTATTTTTTGTCCCAGCTGTCACCAACTACATAGAGACATCTACATGGAAAATTTGTAATGTGTTGTCATGGTGGTGTCAA CCACAATTATACGTTGGACGAGGAATGCAAGAAGGACTAGTATCTATACTGAA GTACACAACTTTTTGGATGATTCTATTGTCATGTAAATTTTTATTCAGCTACTACTTTGAG ATTAAGCCACTTGTGGGACCAACGAAAGAAATTATGAAGATCAATGTGAACAAATATGAGTGGCATGAATTCTTTCCACAAG TGAAGAGTAATGCTGGCGCTATTCTTGCTGTGTGGGCCCCTATAATTCTT GTCTATTTCATGGACACACAAATATGGTATTCTGTATTCTGTACTATTTTCGGTGGTATGTGTGGTATTATCCATCATCTTGGTGAG ATTCGCACAATGGGAATGGTGAGAAGTCGGTTTTGTTCCTTACCAGAAGCCTTCAACATGTCTCTTGTTCCTCCAGCAATGCCAATAGAGAGAAAGCGAATGCCTTTTAGTttcttagagaagaaaatattcaAG AAATTAGGTAAAGCTGAAAGACATGACCCAACAAAGTTTGCACTGGTTTGGAACCAGATAATAAGTAGCTTCCGTTCAGAGGACTTAATAAGTAATAG AGAGATGGATTTGATGACAATGCCCATGTCACTAGTGCATAGTTCTGGTTCTATCCGTTGGCCATTGTTTTTACTTACTAAAAAG TTTTCAGAAGCAGTGGATATGGCAGCAAATTTTACTGGAAAAAGTGCTCAACTCTTCTGGAAAATTAAGAAGGATCACTACATGTTTTGCTCTATAAATGATTTCTATGAACTGACAAAAAATATTTTTGGATTTCTCATTATTGGGGAGATAGAGAAGAG GGTGGTAGCTGCCATATTTGATGAAATAAATAAGAGTATTCAAAATTCAAGCCTGATGACCGATTTTCggatggatcaattgccttcactGTTCCGCAAATTTGACCGGTTAGCTGAACTTCTG TTTATAAATAAACAAGAACATCGATATGAAGTGACAATTCTGCTCCAAGATATTGTTGATATTCTAATCCAGGATATGATTGTGGATCCTCAAAG TATACTGGATGTGGTTAATTCTTCAGAGAGACTGAACTCTGATGATTATGGAGCATTCAACTACTATGAACCAGAGCTCTTTGCATCAGTCAGCTCAATAACAAGCATCCGATATCCATATTCTGATAAGCAAAAAGAACAG GTTAAACGCCTCTATCTTTTGCTTAGTACAAAAGAAAAGGCTGCGGAAATACCATCAAATTTAGAGGCTCGGCGACGCATTTCATTTTTCGCCACATCTCTGTTTATGGATATACCTGCTGCTCCCAAAGTTCGCAGTATGTTGTCGTTTAG TGTAATAACTCCATATTTCATGGAAGAAGTGAAGTTTTCGGATGAAGAACTTcattcaaatcaagatgaagCATCCATCCTTTCCTACATGCAAAATATATATCCAG ATCAATGGAAAAACTTTCTGGAACGCCTTGGTTCAAAGGTAACAAATGATGAAATTAGATACTGGGCTTCCTTCCGTGGCCAAACACTGAGCCGAACTG TTCGGGGAATGATGTACTACAGAAAAGCATTGAAACTACAGGCTTTCTTAGACAGGACAAATGATCAAG ATTTATTTGAAGCACCTATGGCAACTGAACaaggaaaaaataaaagaaatatCCACCAAACATTATCGGCTGAACTAGAAGCGCTTGCAGATATGAAATTTTCATATGTCATTTCGTGTCAGAAGTTTGGGGAACAAAAAATCAAAGGTGATCCCCATGCTCAAGACATCATAGATCTGATGATGAG GTACCCTGCTCTGAAGGTTGCTTATATCGAAGAGAAGGAAGTCATAGTAAATAACTGTCCTCATAAGGTTTATTCGTCTGTGTTAATAAAAGCAGAGAATAATTTGGACCAG GAGATTTACCGTATAAAGCTGCCTGGTCCACCTATCATTGGAGAAGGGAAGCCTGAAAATCAGAACCATGCCATTATCTTCACTCGTGGAGAAGCTCTACAAACAATTGATATGAATCAA GACAATTATCTGGAAGAAGCTTACAAAATGAGGAATGTCCTTCAAGAGTTTGTAAGGCGTCCTAGGGACCAATCTCCAACTATCCTTGGGCTAAGAGAGCATATCTTCACTGGAAG TGTTTCATCTCTTGCTGGCTTCATGTCATATCAAGAGACAAGCTTTGTTACAATTGGACAAAGATTTCTTGCTGAACCCCTTAG GGTACGGTTTCACTATGGTCATCCAGATATTTTTGATCGGATATTTCATTTAACAAGAGGCGGCATAAGTAAAGCATCTAAAACTATAAACTTAAGTGAGGATGTCTTTGCTG GGTATAATTCCATATTGCGTCGTGGGAGTATAATTTACAACGAATACATTCAAGTTGGCAAAGGGCGTGATGTTGGTCTTAACCAGATATCAAAATTTGAAGCTAAAGTAGCAAATGGCAATAGTGAGCAAACAATCAGTCGTGATATTCACCGGCTAGGTCGGCGATTTGATTTCTTCAGGATGCTTTCATGCTATTTTACAACAGTGGGATTTTACTTTAATAGCCTa ATATCAGTTGTTGGTGTTTATGTTTTCCTCTATGGCCAGTTGTACTTGGTTCTCAGTGGCCTGCAGAGGGCTCTGTTACTTGAATCTCAGACTCAGAATATAAAGTCCTTAGAAACAGCCCTTGCATCTCAGTCTTTTCTCCAGCTAGGACTGCTTACAGGATTGCCGATGGTGATGGAACTAGGTTTGGAAAAGGGTTTCCGTGCAGCTCTGAGTGATTTTATCCTCATGCAATTGCAGTTGGCATCAGTTTTCTTCACGTTCTCTCTTGGAACAAAAGCACACTACTATGGCCGTACTATTCTCCATGGGGGTGCTAAATACCAGCCTACAGGGCGTAAATTTGTAGTTTTCCATGCAAGCTTTACTGAGAACTATCAGTTGTATTCCAGAAGTCATTTCGTCAAAGGATTTGAGTTGATCTTCCTTTTGATAGTCTACCACATCTTTAGGAGATCTCATGTGAGCAATGTGGTGCATGTGATGATCACATACTCAACATGGTTTATGGCAGTGGCTTGGCTGTTTACTCCTTTTCTTTTTAACCCGGCTGgttttgcttggcaaaaaattgttGATGACTGGGCTGACTGGAATAGGTGGATGAAGAATCAAGGGGGCATAGGAGTGCAACCAGAAAAGAGCTGGGAGTCATGGTGGAATGGTGAGAATGCACATCTACGTCACTCAGTATTGAGTTCTAGAATTCTTGAAGTGCTGCTCTCCCTACGCTTCTTCATATATCAATATGGCCTTGTCTATCACCTGAATATCTCTCAAGACAACAAGAATTTCCTTGTCTACCTTCTTTCATGGGTCGTAATTATTGCCATTATTGGTTTTGTTAAG CTTGTCAATTGTGCTAGCCGTCGTTTGAGCACAAAGCACCAACTCATCTTCAGGCTCATAAAACTTTTGACATTCCTCTCAGTGGTTACTTCCTTGATCCTTCTCTATTGTCTCTGCCAATTATCTATCATGGATCTGATCATCTGTTGTCTGGCATTCATACCAACTGGCTGGGGTCTCCTCCTT ATTGTTCAAGTTTTGAGACCCAAAATAGAGTACTATGCAATATGGGAGCCTATTCAGGTCATAGCTCACGCTTACGACTATGGAATGGGATCTCTGCTTTTCTTCCCGATCGTTGTACTCGCATGGATGCCTGTTATCTCGGCCATTCAAACTCGGGTTCTTTTCAACAGAGCATTTTCCCGGCAACTACAGATCCAGCCTTTCATTGTAGGCAAAACTAAACGGGGATAG
- the LOC136468833 gene encoding protein MAIN-LIKE 2-like — protein MMGRSTLRIQLTVGTSVDQGRGRDIGWLWIRYPEELGVGEELHLLLIPSSTSAASAVDLATTHEVAIGRLVRMEQFHLLDPTYEETHRGRLVALGQDLPHLRSRTHSGFLDIRYDDRYTPFLQRAGLDVISFQVRRGLPKFNSAAITALVDRWRPETHSFHLPFGEMTVSLQDCQKMLGLRIHGNPVTGQCRSEGWRARVEAFLGRELGEQGARTSGVPVSWLRTEFAQCPEEADEKTVEWEPYGGQDALLFQLSTIGLHANLE, from the exons atgatgggccgaagtacattgcggatccagcttaccgttggaacaagcgtggatcaaggcagaggacgagacataggatggttatggatcagatacccggaagaactaggcgtgggagaggaactccatttgttactgatcccgagcagtacgagtgcggcaagtgcggtagacttggccacaactcacgaagttgccattggcagattagtgag gatggagcaattccacctgctcgacccgacgtacgaggagacccacagaggacgtctcgttgcgctggggcag gaccttccgcaccttcgttctaggacccacagtgggttcttggacattcggtacgatgataggtacactccattcctgcaaagagctggcctggatgtcatctcctttcaggttcgtcgtgggttgcccaagttcaactcagcggcgataactgcgttggtagacag gtggcggccggagactcacagcttccacctacctttcggggagatgacagtctcgcttcaggactgtcagaagatgctaggcctaaggattcatgggaacccagtcaccgggcagtgcaggtcagagggatggagagcacgagtggaggccttccttgggcgtgagcttggcgagcaaggggctcgcacttctggagttcccgtctcatggctacgtacagagttcgcacagtgccccgaggaggcagatgagaagACG GTAGAGTGGGAGCCATATGGTGGACAGGACGCACTACTTTTTCAGCTGAGCACC atagggttgcacgccaatttggagtga
- the LOC136471540 gene encoding uncharacterized protein, giving the protein MPMFSTGVDLHKLDRQRNKKIFDWERHHQSYIEEWEEMHDNLDDNNEPHTNREFRRYQAWYQRSTRCRLRLQWTEADYADIESSDDEDTTYDRSTRAGRQVEAGPILDRVGNTLRSSVEEIERVRPRVNDDYILGFLDRLSRRLRRAAGRCGCRTNTTHDVYDPSAGRGALGSSSQAATGDEEEDEEAEDDDDMDKRHDELGPSQLHDAPSTYPTPPLGTRRRRPRDPYTPGTSALGHKGRGKSRRQ; this is encoded by the exons atgcctaTGTTCTcaactggcgttgacttacataa gttggatcgtcagaggaacaagaagatttttgactgggagaggcaccaccaatcctacattgaggaatgggaggagatgcacgacaacctggacgacaacaacgagccgcacacgaaccgtgagttcaggcggtaccaagcttggtaccagcgttcgacaaggtgcaggctcagactacagtggaccgaagctgactacgccgacatcgagtcctccgacgatgaggacacgacgtacgaccggtccactcgtgcaggaaggcaggtggaggcaggaccgatcttggacagagtg ggcaatacactgagaagctcagttgaagagatcgagcgcgttcggcctagagtcaatgatgactacatacttggcttcctagat aggctgtcacgtcgtctacgccgtgcggctggtcgttgtggttgcaggacaaacacgacgcatgacgtgtacgatccttccgcaggaagaggagccttgggttcctctagtcaagcagctacaggggacgaggaggaggacgaggaggccgaggacgacgatgacatggacaagaggcacgatgagcttgggccctctcagctccatgacgctccatcgacttatcctacaccgcctctaggcactaggcgacgccgtccccgtgacccttacactccaggcaccagcgctctgggtcacaagggtaggggcaagagtaggagacagtga